The Lycium barbarum isolate Lr01 chromosome 9, ASM1917538v2, whole genome shotgun sequence genome has a segment encoding these proteins:
- the LOC132612333 gene encoding transcription factor bHLH14-like: MVIGNLISDSGNSDFESESSPINNVVNRSRKRGKKGDSSSTIITSRETTMEIHVEAERKRREKLNHRFYALRSVVPYVSKMDKASLLADAVTYINELKSKIEDLESKLIDPQKKPIIMEQHDSYSESSVVTDRANNNKSLFSSSINGAQNGMEIEVKIIGSEAMIRVQSLNVNHPCARLMNVMKELEFQIYHASVSSVKDLMLQDIVIRVPNELSNEEAPKSTIVTILSVAEN, translated from the coding sequence ATGGTTATAGGAAACCTAATATCAGATTCAGGCAATTCCGATTTTGAGAGCGAGTCCTCACCTATCAATAATGTTGTCAATCGGTCACGAAAGCGGGGAAAGAAAGGCGATTCAAGCAGTACAATAATAACAAGTCGAGAAACAACGATGGAAATTCACGTGGAGGCCGAgagaaaaagaagggaaaaatTGAACCATCGATTCTATGCTCTACGAAGCGTTGTTCCGTATGTGTCCAAAATGGACAAAGCTTCATTACTAGCAGACGCAGTTACTTATATCAATGAGCTCAAATCTAAAATCGAAGATCTAGAATCCAAATTAATCGATCCCCAGAAAAAACCTATAATTATGGAGCAACATGATTCTTATAGTGAGTCTTCTGTTGTAACTGATCGAGCTAACAATAATAAGTCATTATTTTCGAGCAGCATTAACGGGGCACAAAATGGGATGGAAATTGAGGTGAAAATTATAGGATCGGAAGCCATGATTAGGGTTCAGTCTTTGAATGTGAATCATCCGTGTGCGAGATTGATGAACGTGATGAAAGAGCTGGAGTTTCAGATTTACCATGCAAGTGTTTCCAGTGTTAAAGACTTGATGCTTCAAGATATCGTGATTAGGGTTCCTAATGAGTTATCAAATGAAGAAGCCCCAAAATCCACTATAGTGACAATATTAAGTGTTGCTGAGAATTAG